In Miscanthus floridulus cultivar M001 chromosome 5, ASM1932011v1, whole genome shotgun sequence, one genomic interval encodes:
- the LOC136453663 gene encoding E3 ubiquitin-protein ligase PUB23-like yields MASAPGEVPSHFLCPISLQLMREPVTLPTGISYDRAAITRWLAAPAPVGGRTCPVTRVPLPPQPQLTPNHTLRRLIHAWLASLSPEAEVDDDVAALRGPVPGSEVAALLSDAAAAQVEALKRLRELVAECEDNRAVLESQDRVFDALSRVVSSADASSTAREEAVGVLASLRIPEPELAGVVARHSNLGEALTAVLRSSNLKSRANAALLVRSLSEAAWPTWVIGLSQELLAEVVRVVRDRVSTQATKAALHALAALCPYGRTRVKIVGAGAVPAIVDLLLDDPERRVNEIALVALDRLCTCAEGRAELVAHAAGLAVVGKKVLRVSEAASERAVRVLRSVARHAATPAVLQEMAQSGVVAKLCAALRSEQCGVSSKERAHEVLKLHSRTWRNSPCLSPKILELYPS; encoded by the coding sequence ATGGCGAGCGCGCCGGGCGAGGTGCCGTCCCACTTCCTCTGCCCCATCTCACTGCAGCTCATGCGGGAACCCGTCACGCTGCCCACCGGCATCTCCTACGACCGCGCCGCTATCACCCGCTGGctggccgcgcccgcgcccgtcgGCGGCCGCACCTGCCCGGTCACGCGCGTGCCGCTCCCGCCGCAGCCCCAGCTGACGCCCAACCACACCCTCCGCCGCCTCATCCACGCCTGGCTCGCGTCCCTCTCACCCGAGGCGGAGGTCGACGACGACGTGGCCGCGCTGCGGGGGCCCGTGCCGGGCTCCGAGGTGGCCGCGCTGCTATCCGACGCCGCCGCGGCGCAGGTTGAGGCGCTCAAGAGGCTGCGGGAGCTGGTGGCCGAGTGCGAGGACAACCGGGCGGTTCTCGAGTCCCAGGACAGGGTGTTCGACGCCTTGTCTCGCGTCGTCAGCAGTGCcgatgcgagctcgacggcgCGCGAGGAGGCCGTCGGGGTCCTCGCGTCGCTCCGGATTCCGGAGCCGGAGCTGGCCGGCGTCGTGGCCAGGCACAGCAACCTCGGGGAGGCACTCACGGCCGTCCTCCGCTCGTCGAACCTGAAGTCGCGCGCGAACGCCGCTCTGCTCGTTAGGTCCCTCTCGGAAGCGGCCTGGCCGACCTGGGTCATCGGGCTGAGCCAGGAGCTTCTCGCCGAGGTTGTCCGCGTGGTCCGCGATCGTGTCTCGACGCAGGCGACCAAGGCAGCTCTGCATGCCCTCGCGGCGCTCTGCCCCTACGGCCGGACCCGTGTCAAGATcgtgggcgcgggcgcggtgCCGGCGATCGTGGACCTCCTGCTCGACGACCCCGAGAGGCGTGTCAACGAGATCGCGCTCGTGGCGCTGGACCGGCTGTGCACGTGCGCCGAGGGTCGCGCTGAGCTGGTCGCGCACGCGGCGGGGCTGGCCGTGGTGGGCAAGAAGGTGCTGCGGGTGTCGGAGGCCGCGAGCGAGCGGGCGGTGCGCGTGCTGCGCTCCGTGGCGCGCCACGCAGCGACGCCAGCCGTGCTGCAGGAGATGGCGCAGTCCGGCGTCGTGGCCAAGCTCTGCGCGGCGCTGCGGTCAGAGCAGTGCGGGGTGAGTTCCAAGGAGAGGGCGCATGAGGTGCTCAAGCTGCACTCCAGGACCTGGAGGAACTCGCCCTGCCTGTCTCCAAAAATTTTGGAGCTCTACCCTTCGTGA
- the LOC136453664 gene encoding putative UDP-rhamnose:rhamnosyltransferase 1: MGDANGSSMHVVLLPWLAFGHILPFTELAKRIARQGHRVTLFSTPRNTRRLIRIPPELAGQIRVVDIALPRLERLPEDAEASIDLPSDDLRPYLRVAYDAAFSDKLSAILQESGPERPDWVVIDYAAYWAPATAARHGVPCAFLSLFGAAALSFYGPPEGLMGRGKYARTKPEDLTVVPDYVPFPTTVAHRGFEARELFKPGLVPDDSGVSEGHRFGVSIGESQVVGIRSRTELESEWLQVLDKLYQKPVIPVGLFPPPPTQDIAGHEASLRWLDRQARGSVVYAAFGSEAKLTSAQLQTIALGLEASGLPFIWAFRPPADGDAEPGQGTGGLPEGFEERVNGRGLVCRGWVPQPRLLAHESVGGFLTHAGWNSISEGLSRGVRMVLLPLMFDQGLNARLLVEKKIGIEVERDEDDGTFAPKDIADALRTAMVENQGGTRVKELPGVFGNDEANDQCLRDFLRYLSEYSRQHQG; this comes from the coding sequence ATGGGGGACGCCAACGGCAGCAGTATGCACGTCGTGCTGCTGCCATGGCTGGCCTTCGGCCACATCCTCCCCTTCACGGAGCTCGCCAAGCGCATAGCTCGGCAGGGCCACCGGGTCACCCTCTTCTCCACGCCAAGAAACACCCGGCGGTTAATCCGCATCCCTCCAGAACTCGCGGGGCAAATCCGCGTCGTGGACATCGCCCTGCCCCGCTTGGAGCGCCTGCCGGAGGACGCCGAGGCGAGCATAGACCTCCCATCCGACGACCTCCGCCCGTACCTCCGCGTAGCATACGACGCCGCCTTCTCCGACAAGCTCTCGGCTATCCTGCAAGAGTCCGGACCGGAGCGGCCGGACTGGGTGGTCATCGACTACGCCGCGTACTGGGCGCCCGCGACCGCGgcgaggcacggcgtgccgtgcgcGTTCCTGAGCCTGTTCGGCGCCGCGGCGCTCAGTTTCTATGGGCCCCCGGAGGGGCTCATGGGACGCGGCAAGTACGCCAGGACGAAGCCGGAGGACCTCACCGTGGTGCCCGACTACGTGCCGTTCCCGACCACCGTCGCGCACCGCGGCTTCGAGGCGCGCGAGCTGTTCAAGCCAGGCTTGGTCCCGGACGACTCCGGCGTGTCGGAGGGCCACCGGTTCGGCGTGTCCATCGGAGAAAGCCAGGTCGTAGGCATCCGGAGCAGAACTGAGCTTGAGTCGGAGTGGCTGCAGGTGCTTGACAAGCTCTACCAGAAGCCGGTGATCCCGGTCGGCCTGTTCCCTCCGCCGCCCACACAAGACATCGCTGGCCACGAGGCGTCTTTGCGGTGGCTGGACAGACAGGCTCGGGGCTCCGTCGTGTACGCGGCCTTCGGCAGCGAGGCGAAGCTGACGAGCGCGCAGCTCCAAACAATCGCGCTAGGTCTGGAGGCTTCCGGCCTGCCGTTCATCTGGGCGTTCAGGCCGCCAGCCGACGGCGACGCCGAACCCGGACAAGGCACAGGCGGGTTGCCGGAAGGCTTCGAGGAGCGTGTCAATGGCCGGGGATTGGTCTGCCGCGGCTGGGTGCCTCAACCCAGGCTGTTGGCCCATGAATCGGTTGGTGGGTTTCTGACCCACGCCGGCTGGAACTCCATCTCCGAAGGCCTCTCGCGGGGCGTCAGGATGGTGCTGCTGCCGCTGATGTTCGATCAGGGCCTCAACGCCAGGCTTCTTGTGGAGAAGAAGATCGGCATTGAGGTGGAGAGGGACGAAGACGACGGCACGTTCGCGCCCAAAGACATCGCGGATGCTCTGAGGACGGCCATGGTGGAGAACCAAGGCGGGACTAGGGTCAAGGAACTGCCCGGGGTGTTTGGAAATGATGAGGCGAATGATCAGTGCCTGCGAGATTTCCTCCGGTATCTGTCCGAATACAGCAGGCAGCATCAAGGCTAG
- the LOC136455374 gene encoding serine carboxypeptidase-like 51, with protein sequence MQVRARDMQPRRLCRAPRGQARARRPGRVAAAPRIRARHCRAKIGGAADPATWRAVNYAVHLALVNDFMKPTIDEVDELLSLGVNVTVYNGQLDVICSVIGAEAWVEKLKWDGLRSFLSLPRLPLYCGPTKATKAFVRSYRNLHFYWILGAGHLVPVDQPCIALGMIGSITQSPAS encoded by the exons ATGCAGGTGCGCGCGCGCGACATGCAGCCGCGGCGTCTGTGCCGAGCCCCGCGCGGGCAGGCCAGGGCCAGGCGACCAGGGCGCGtcgctgccgcgccacggatcagggcgcggcattgCCGTGCCaaaatcggtggcgcggcagaccctgccac GTGGCGGGCAGTCAACTACGCGGTCCATCTCGCACTCGTCAACGATTTCATGAAGCCCACGATCGACGAGG TCGACGAGCTGCTGTCTCTTGGCGTGAATGTCACGGTGTACAACGGACAG CTCGACGTGATCTGTTCGGTGATCGGCGCGGAAGCATGGGTGGAGAAGCTCAA ATGGGATGGGCTGAGGAGCTTCTTGAGCTTGCCAAGGCTGCCGCTGTATTGTGGCCCAACAAAAGCCACCAAGGCCTTTGTCAGATCCTACAGGAACTTGCACTTCTACTGGATTCTTGGAGCTGGGCATTTA GTTCCCGTTGACCAACCATGCATTGCACTCGGTATGATTGGTAGCATAACTCAATCTCCAGCTTCATAA